Proteins from a single region of Metallibacterium scheffleri:
- a CDS encoding glycosyltransferase family 39 protein, translating into MNLGYRRLESLRALWPWAPLWLALALLAMFAHGPMPMHSTRTLGVAWDMWQHASYIVPMLNGAPYSDKAPLIYWLFFAGWSITGVSDLWPRLLLVLIGLTQLILVQALARRLFPTRPWIARSAPWLLGALTYGFLFDLQIMYDGLLAVWVLLALLALVPSPRREAPRFVLFALALGLGLLTKGPVMLLHVGLVWLLGPWWQPWARQHRGAWYGRGALALLVGVLMLLGWALPAAWLGGPVYRELLLFHQTAGRVVDAFAHARPLWWYVPLLPLLLFPFALWPRAWAALGSLGRPFEPGQRFLLAWLLPVFVAFSLVSGKQAYYPLPELGGLVLLLAFALARMRERHPARERNAWLGPWPLALFSAALGVLLFMLPWLSARGDLRHDYALRAVAVHSPSFGVVFVLLALWLLLRGRGELRRIAVAGMLGVVAANALFTLTLWRDYDLHRISTLLAQAQARGIAIGNIGMYEGQFHFLGRLHKPIAALDDGAELNTWLHTHPAGWVLAYPATLDAEARRHALYAQRFRGVWLVLWPARVLADVRAGRTPPADSGPALVVPGAADAVAH; encoded by the coding sequence GTGAACCTCGGTTATCGACGACTGGAATCGCTGCGCGCGCTGTGGCCATGGGCCCCGTTGTGGCTGGCGCTGGCGCTGCTGGCGATGTTCGCGCACGGGCCCATGCCGATGCATTCCACGCGCACCCTGGGCGTGGCCTGGGACATGTGGCAGCACGCCAGCTACATCGTGCCGATGCTCAACGGCGCGCCCTACAGCGACAAGGCGCCGCTGATCTACTGGCTGTTCTTCGCCGGCTGGTCGATCACCGGCGTCAGCGATCTGTGGCCGCGCCTGCTGCTGGTACTGATTGGCCTGACGCAACTGATCCTGGTGCAGGCGCTGGCACGGCGCCTGTTTCCGACGCGGCCATGGATCGCGCGCAGTGCGCCGTGGCTGCTGGGTGCGCTGACCTACGGGTTTCTGTTCGACCTGCAGATCATGTACGACGGCCTGCTCGCGGTATGGGTGCTGCTGGCGCTGCTGGCGCTGGTGCCGAGCCCGCGCCGCGAGGCGCCGCGCTTCGTGCTGTTCGCGCTGGCGCTGGGTCTCGGCCTGCTGACCAAGGGGCCGGTGATGTTGCTGCACGTGGGCCTGGTGTGGCTGCTGGGGCCGTGGTGGCAGCCGTGGGCGCGACAGCATCGCGGCGCCTGGTATGGACGCGGCGCGCTGGCGCTGCTGGTCGGCGTGCTGATGTTGCTGGGCTGGGCGCTGCCGGCGGCGTGGCTGGGTGGCCCGGTGTACCGCGAGCTGCTGCTGTTTCATCAGACCGCGGGCCGCGTGGTCGATGCCTTCGCGCATGCGCGGCCGCTCTGGTGGTACGTGCCGCTGCTGCCGTTGCTGCTGTTCCCGTTCGCGCTGTGGCCACGCGCGTGGGCGGCGCTGGGCAGCCTGGGGCGGCCGTTCGAGCCGGGGCAGCGGTTCCTGCTCGCGTGGCTGTTGCCGGTGTTCGTTGCGTTCTCGCTGGTCAGCGGCAAGCAGGCGTACTACCCGCTGCCGGAGCTGGGCGGGCTGGTGCTGCTGCTGGCGTTCGCGCTGGCGCGCATGCGCGAGCGCCATCCGGCGCGCGAGCGCAACGCCTGGCTGGGTCCGTGGCCGTTGGCGCTGTTCAGCGCGGCGCTGGGCGTGCTGCTGTTCATGCTGCCGTGGCTGAGCGCGCGCGGCGATCTGCGGCACGATTACGCGCTGCGCGCGGTGGCCGTGCACAGCCCTAGCTTCGGCGTGGTCTTCGTGCTGCTGGCGCTGTGGCTGCTCTTGCGCGGGCGCGGCGAGCTGCGCCGCATCGCCGTCGCCGGCATGCTCGGCGTGGTGGCCGCCAATGCGCTGTTCACGCTGACGCTGTGGCGTGATTACGACCTGCACCGCATCAGCACGCTGCTGGCGCAGGCGCAGGCGCGCGGCATCGCCATCGGCAACATCGGCATGTACGAGGGCCAGTTCCACTTCCTCGGACGGCTGCATAAACCCATCGCGGCGCTGGACGACGGCGCCGAACTGAACACCTGGCTGCACACGCACCCCGCGGGCTGGGTACTGGCGTATCCGGCCACGCTGGACGCCGAAGCGCGCCGCCATGCGCTGTACGCGCAGCGCTTTCGCGGTGTATGGCTGGTGCTGTGGCCGGCGCGCGTGCTGGCCGACGTGCGCGCCGGGCGCACGCCACCCGCGGACAGCGGCCCGGCGCTGGTGGTGCCAGGGGCGGCCGATGCCGTCGCCCACTGA
- a CDS encoding NAD(P)/FAD-dependent oxidoreductase, with the protein MSGITLVGSSFGAVSAIRALRKRDARVPINVLAPKPELIYNASLIWVPTGLRRGNALRVPLQDFFARHNVRFIAGRACGLEEAGRRILTDAGQTLENAGLIIASGARHIKKLPGIEHALTICDGIEAAEAIQARLQGMSGGTIAFGFAGNPNEPAAVRGGPMFELLFGIETWLRRTRQRGNFRLVFFSPAATPGERLGARAVAGLLATMQRRGIETHLGHKLVRFEERAVHTEGGSISADLILFMPGLTGPAWVQDSGLPLSPGGFVRADAQLRVPGCARCYVVGDAGSHAGPDWMPKQAHMADLQGAAAAANLLDELAGKAPTQIAPAELVCIVDSLDGGTLVYRTETRSLLLRSRLFHPAKRWFERRYIAALRG; encoded by the coding sequence ATGTCCGGCATCACCCTCGTTGGCAGCAGTTTCGGTGCAGTCAGCGCCATCCGTGCATTGCGCAAGCGTGATGCGCGCGTGCCCATCAACGTGCTCGCGCCCAAGCCCGAGTTGATCTACAACGCCAGCCTGATCTGGGTACCCACCGGTCTGCGTCGCGGCAATGCGCTGCGCGTGCCGCTGCAGGATTTCTTCGCGCGGCACAACGTGCGCTTCATCGCCGGTCGCGCCTGCGGTCTTGAAGAAGCCGGGCGCCGGATACTCACGGACGCTGGCCAGACACTGGAAAACGCCGGCCTGATCATCGCCAGCGGCGCACGCCACATCAAAAAGCTGCCGGGCATCGAGCACGCGCTGACGATTTGCGATGGCATCGAAGCCGCCGAGGCGATCCAGGCGCGCCTGCAGGGCATGAGCGGCGGCACCATCGCGTTCGGTTTCGCCGGCAATCCCAACGAGCCCGCGGCGGTGCGCGGCGGGCCGATGTTCGAGCTGCTGTTCGGCATCGAGACCTGGTTGCGGCGCACGCGCCAGCGCGGCAATTTTCGCCTCGTGTTCTTCTCGCCCGCGGCCACGCCCGGCGAACGTCTTGGCGCGCGCGCGGTCGCTGGCCTGCTGGCCACCATGCAGCGGCGCGGCATCGAGACCCACCTCGGCCACAAACTGGTCAGGTTCGAGGAACGCGCGGTGCATACCGAAGGCGGCAGCATCAGCGCCGATCTGATCCTGTTCATGCCCGGCCTCACCGGCCCGGCCTGGGTGCAGGACAGCGGCCTGCCGTTGAGCCCCGGCGGGTTCGTGCGCGCCGATGCGCAGTTGCGCGTGCCGGGCTGCGCGCGCTGTTACGTGGTCGGCGATGCCGGCAGCCACGCCGGCCCCGACTGGATGCCCAAGCAGGCGCACATGGCCGACCTGCAGGGCGCGGCGGCGGCGGCGAACCTGCTCGACGAGCTGGCTGGCAAGGCGCCCACGCAGATCGCGCCGGCCGAGCTGGTGTGCATCGTCGACAGCCTCGATGGCGGCACGCTGGTGTATCGCACCGAAACGCGCAGTCTGCTGCTGCGCTCGCGCCTGTTCCATCCCGCCAAGCGCTGGTTCGAACGGCGCTACATCGCCGCCCTGCGCGGCTGA
- a CDS encoding TonB-dependent receptor yields the protein MSPRHFSRAPLAVALLLALHSPLGHAEDRTDAAKPKQLATVTVNAVLDQARNQLAPSTGSSLYVFTRQAIASLPLGESTPLNQVLLQAPGVVQDSYGELHVRGDHANLQYRIDGIILPESISGFGQTLDTRLIHSVSLLTGALPAQYGLRTAGVIDIRTRSGAKLGNGGNIGVTVGSRGTIEPSLSLFGHSGRWSWFFSADYLKNNLGIENPTAARDAIHDTTWQGKGFGALSYLINDTTRLSVLAGVTNNRFQIPDNPNQAPVYSLAGVSDYPSVDLNERQRELTRFAIVSLQGKLGATDYQIAAGQRYSQVDFTPDAIGDLIYNGVASTVGRSNRASTLQADFATPLGERNTLRYGVYADFQRGLQDNTALVFPADADGNQTSDVPLGITDSNRLLARTASAYVQDQWNINEQLTLNGGLRYDHIGGYLDESQFSPRLGMVYEISDDWTLHAGYARYFTPPATELIAATDIAKFQGTTNALPTDANTNVRAMRSNYYDAGVQWRPGDSLTLGLDAYLSQARNLLDEGQFGTALVFSDFNYRYGRNQGIEFSANWQHGPLRAWFNLANNIAQGKQVASGQYNFDAAELAWIASHWIALDHAQRLTSSGGASYRLDDGTQLGFDYLYGSGLRAGFANTETLPAYFQLNLSIARSLELPALGVVHARLAVINALDRVYAIRDGSGIGVGAPQYGPRRGYYLGLSKDF from the coding sequence ATGTCCCCGCGCCATTTCTCACGCGCGCCGCTGGCCGTCGCGCTGCTGCTGGCCCTGCACAGCCCGCTCGGCCATGCCGAGGACCGCACGGATGCCGCCAAACCGAAACAACTGGCCACGGTCACCGTCAACGCGGTACTGGACCAGGCGCGCAACCAGCTCGCGCCGTCCACCGGCAGCAGCCTGTACGTGTTCACCCGCCAGGCCATTGCCAGCTTGCCGCTGGGCGAATCCACGCCGCTGAACCAGGTGCTGCTGCAGGCGCCTGGCGTGGTGCAGGACTCCTACGGCGAGCTGCACGTGCGCGGTGATCACGCCAACCTGCAATACCGCATCGACGGCATCATCCTGCCGGAGAGCATCTCCGGCTTCGGCCAGACCCTGGACACGCGCCTGATCCACAGCGTGTCACTGCTCACCGGCGCGCTGCCCGCGCAATACGGCCTGCGCACTGCGGGCGTGATCGACATCCGCACGCGCTCGGGCGCCAAGCTCGGCAACGGCGGCAACATCGGCGTGACCGTTGGTAGCCGCGGCACGATCGAGCCCTCGCTCAGCCTGTTCGGCCACAGCGGCCGCTGGAGCTGGTTTTTCAGCGCTGACTACCTGAAAAACAATCTCGGCATCGAGAATCCCACGGCGGCCAGGGATGCGATCCACGACACGACCTGGCAGGGCAAGGGCTTCGGGGCGTTGTCCTACCTGATCAACGACACCACGCGTCTAAGCGTGCTGGCGGGCGTCACCAACAACCGCTTCCAAATCCCCGACAATCCCAATCAGGCGCCGGTCTACAGCCTCGCCGGCGTCAGCGACTACCCCTCGGTCGACCTCAACGAGCGCCAGCGCGAACTGACCCGCTTCGCCATCGTCAGCCTGCAGGGCAAACTCGGCGCCACCGATTACCAGATCGCCGCGGGCCAGCGTTACAGCCAGGTCGATTTCACCCCGGACGCGATCGGCGACCTGATCTACAACGGCGTTGCTTCCACCGTGGGCCGCAGCAATCGCGCCAGCACGCTGCAGGCGGACTTCGCCACGCCGCTGGGCGAGCGCAACACGCTGCGCTACGGCGTTTACGCCGACTTCCAGCGCGGCCTGCAGGACAACACCGCGTTGGTGTTCCCCGCGGATGCCGATGGCAACCAGACCAGCGACGTGCCGCTCGGCATCACCGACAGCAACCGCCTGCTCGCGCGCACCGCCTCGGCCTACGTGCAGGACCAGTGGAACATCAACGAGCAACTGACGCTCAACGGCGGCCTGCGCTACGACCACATCGGCGGCTACCTCGACGAGAGCCAGTTCAGTCCGCGTCTGGGCATGGTCTATGAAATCAGCGACGACTGGACGTTGCATGCCGGTTACGCGCGCTATTTCACCCCGCCAGCCACGGAACTCATCGCCGCGACCGACATCGCGAAGTTCCAGGGCACCACCAACGCACTGCCCACCGATGCCAACACCAACGTGCGCGCCATGCGCAGCAATTACTACGACGCCGGCGTGCAGTGGCGGCCCGGCGACTCGCTCACCCTGGGCCTCGATGCCTACCTTAGCCAGGCGCGCAACCTGCTCGACGAGGGCCAGTTCGGCACCGCGCTGGTGTTCAGCGATTTCAACTACCGTTACGGCCGCAACCAAGGCATCGAGTTCAGCGCCAACTGGCAGCATGGGCCGCTGCGCGCGTGGTTCAACCTGGCCAACAACATCGCACAGGGCAAGCAGGTGGCATCCGGCCAGTACAACTTCGACGCCGCCGAACTGGCCTGGATCGCCAGCCACTGGATCGCGCTGGACCACGCGCAGCGCCTGACCAGCTCCGGCGGCGCCAGCTACCGCCTGGATGACGGCACGCAACTCGGCTTCGACTATCTCTATGGCAGCGGCTTGCGCGCCGGCTTCGCCAACACCGAGACGCTGCCGGCCTACTTCCAGCTCAACCTCAGCATCGCGCGCAGCCTGGAGCTGCCGGCGCTCGGCGTCGTGCACGCGCGCTTGGCGGTGATCAATGCGCTGGACCGCGTGTACGCCATTCGCGATGGCTCCGGCATCGGTGTCGGCGCGCCGCAGTATGGTCCGCGGCGCGGTTATTACCTCGGCTTGAGCAAGGATTTCTGA
- a CDS encoding M23 family metallopeptidase produces the protein MRRIHRTVAALLLFALAASAQAFACQQVSTVLGQGEMLDGVFAHWGVTRSDAFVWGQKIAQRMPLSTLRAGDHIEACLVPVRGGHHLVGVRIVHKDRHFRGLALGWGVAGVPARTIARNGPPGAGGQLLAAVLTSNDDTAPVSAHTPILPRGTPEDISFMVAHSLTAELEARHFDPVMASAVKDWLHVDSNLPQPLPPGTLVDALFIREPGVREPDLVRLTVYDAGREHTLYRFRDAHGDTVLADSDGQGLMPIALVMPVPSARLTSGWGWRINPVLHIPEFHKGVDLAAPMGTPIHAVASGRVDFFGWHGYYGQMVELRNGPDLVTRYGHMSRYARGLHDGEMVHAGQVIGYVGSTGLSTGPHLYFEIWEHGKRIDPLRIEAQTAAVTPQANPVKLLPAVVTPVQLDGSELSRFHAFRVALQHALNAPADSAAPIATATLNPMP, from the coding sequence ATGCGTCGAATCCACCGCACCGTTGCCGCTTTGTTGTTGTTCGCGCTCGCCGCCAGTGCCCAGGCCTTCGCCTGCCAGCAGGTGAGCACGGTCCTTGGCCAGGGCGAGATGCTCGATGGCGTGTTCGCGCACTGGGGCGTCACCCGCAGCGATGCCTTCGTCTGGGGCCAGAAGATCGCGCAGCGCATGCCGCTGAGCACGCTGCGTGCCGGCGACCACATCGAAGCTTGTCTCGTCCCCGTGCGCGGCGGCCACCACTTGGTCGGCGTGCGCATCGTGCACAAGGACCGGCATTTCCGTGGCCTCGCCCTGGGTTGGGGCGTGGCTGGCGTGCCGGCGCGCACCATCGCGCGCAACGGCCCGCCGGGCGCGGGCGGTCAATTGCTGGCCGCCGTGCTCACCTCGAATGACGACACGGCGCCGGTATCGGCGCACACGCCCATCCTGCCGCGGGGTACGCCCGAGGACATCAGTTTCATGGTGGCGCATTCGCTCACCGCCGAGCTCGAGGCGCGCCATTTCGACCCGGTGATGGCCAGCGCGGTCAAGGATTGGCTGCATGTGGACAGCAATCTGCCGCAACCGCTGCCGCCCGGCACCTTGGTGGACGCGCTGTTCATTCGCGAGCCTGGCGTGCGCGAACCCGATCTGGTGCGGCTGACGGTGTACGACGCCGGTCGCGAGCACACGCTGTATCGCTTCCGCGACGCGCACGGTGACACCGTGCTGGCCGATTCCGACGGCCAGGGCCTGATGCCGATCGCGCTGGTCATGCCGGTGCCCTCGGCACGGCTGACCTCGGGCTGGGGCTGGCGCATCAATCCGGTGCTGCACATACCCGAGTTCCACAAAGGCGTCGATCTGGCCGCGCCGATGGGCACACCGATCCACGCCGTGGCCTCCGGGCGCGTGGATTTCTTCGGTTGGCACGGCTATTACGGACAGATGGTCGAGTTGCGCAACGGCCCGGATCTGGTCACCCGCTACGGCCACATGTCGCGCTACGCGCGCGGCCTGCACGATGGCGAAATGGTCCATGCCGGCCAGGTGATCGGCTATGTCGGCAGCACCGGGCTGTCCACCGGTCCGCATCTGTATTTCGAGATCTGGGAGCACGGCAAGCGCATCGATCCGTTGCGCATCGAGGCGCAGACCGCCGCCGTCACACCGCAGGCCAATCCGGTCAAGCTGCTGCCGGCCGTGGTGACCCCGGTGCAATTGGACGGCAGCGAGTTGTCGCGCTTCCACGCGTTCCGTGTCGCCTTGCAGCACGCCTTGAACGCACCCGCCGACAGCGCCGCGCCGATCGCCACGGCCACCTTGAACCCGATGCCTTAG
- a CDS encoding FAD-binding oxidoreductase: MIQHFTLRLAQSRMLAASVRHLAFARTDGQPFAFTPGQFLQIHFAYADGKPTKRSYSVATVAARDGAAVELIEIAVSYVPGGAASALFTHLEEGGTVEASGPYGRFVLGEADANRRYVLIATGTGVTPYRAMLPQLAAHMRARGVEAVLLYGARSESELLYGDEFEAFAAAHAGFRFVPCFSRGPRAQPHAHDRLGYVQSVLPELAPDPVGDIAYLCGNPDMVDQSFEALKLAGLPIQHIRREKYVSSR, from the coding sequence ATGATCCAGCACTTCACCCTGCGCCTGGCGCAGAGCCGCATGCTCGCAGCCAGCGTGCGTCACCTCGCCTTCGCGCGTACCGACGGCCAGCCGTTTGCGTTCACGCCCGGGCAGTTTCTGCAAATCCATTTCGCCTACGCCGATGGCAAGCCGACCAAGCGCAGCTATTCGGTGGCCACCGTGGCCGCGCGTGACGGCGCGGCCGTGGAGCTGATCGAGATCGCGGTCAGCTACGTGCCGGGCGGTGCCGCCAGCGCGCTGTTCACGCATCTGGAGGAGGGCGGCACGGTCGAGGCCAGCGGACCCTACGGGCGCTTCGTGCTGGGCGAGGCCGATGCCAACCGCCGCTACGTGCTGATCGCCACCGGCACCGGCGTCACGCCGTATCGCGCGATGCTGCCGCAACTGGCCGCGCACATGCGTGCGCGTGGCGTCGAGGCGGTGCTGCTGTATGGCGCGCGCAGCGAGTCCGAGCTGTTGTATGGCGACGAATTCGAGGCGTTCGCCGCCGCGCATGCGGGTTTCCGCTTCGTGCCATGCTTCAGCCGTGGGCCGCGCGCGCAGCCGCATGCGCACGATCGCCTCGGCTACGTGCAAAGCGTGTTGCCCGAGCTGGCGCCCGACCCGGTCGGTGACATCGCCTACCTGTGCGGCAACCCGGACATGGTCGATCAGTCTTTCGAAGCGCTCAAGCTGGCCGGACTGCCGATCCAGCACATCCGCCGCGAGAAATACGTCTCTTCGCGCTGA
- a CDS encoding ABC transporter ATP-binding protein, which translates to MPMSAIPALDLRALRKTYPNGVEALKGIDLKVEAGDLFALLGPNGAGKSTLIGILASLVNSSGGEARVFDVSVQRERSRAMALLGVVPQEINLNQFEKLFDICVNEAGFYGVPRSVAKQRAEKYLNELRLWDKAQQPARNLSGGMKRRLMIARAMMNEPRVLILDEPTAGVDIEIRRSMWQFVRQINREGVTVILTTHYLEEAENLCRNVAIIDHGQIIEHTTVKALLTQIDVETFVLDLVAPCTQQSLPHLEGLILRRMDESTLEVELPRGRDLNTLFAALSTAGLVVRSMRTKSNRLEELFLRLTGATERAA; encoded by the coding sequence ATGCCCATGTCCGCGATCCCCGCGCTCGATCTGCGCGCGCTGCGCAAAACCTATCCCAACGGCGTCGAAGCACTCAAGGGCATCGACCTCAAGGTCGAAGCCGGCGACCTGTTCGCGCTGCTCGGACCCAACGGCGCCGGCAAATCGACGCTGATCGGCATCCTCGCCTCGCTGGTCAACAGCAGTGGCGGCGAGGCGCGCGTGTTCGACGTGTCGGTGCAGCGCGAGCGCAGTCGCGCCATGGCGCTGCTCGGCGTGGTGCCGCAGGAGATCAACCTCAACCAGTTCGAGAAACTGTTCGACATCTGCGTCAACGAAGCCGGCTTCTACGGCGTGCCACGGTCTGTCGCCAAGCAGCGCGCCGAGAAATACCTCAACGAGTTGCGCCTGTGGGACAAGGCGCAGCAACCGGCGCGCAACCTGTCGGGTGGCATGAAGCGGCGCCTGATGATCGCGCGCGCCATGATGAATGAGCCGCGCGTGCTGATCCTCGACGAGCCCACCGCCGGCGTGGACATCGAGATCCGCCGCTCGATGTGGCAGTTCGTGCGCCAGATCAACCGCGAAGGCGTCACCGTGATCCTCACCACGCACTATCTCGAGGAAGCCGAAAACCTGTGCCGCAACGTGGCCATCATCGATCACGGCCAGATCATCGAGCACACCACGGTCAAGGCGCTGCTGACCCAGATCGATGTGGAAACCTTCGTGCTCGATCTGGTCGCGCCGTGCACCCAGCAGTCGCTGCCGCACCTCGAGGGCCTGATCCTGCGGCGCATGGACGAGTCCACGCTGGAGGTCGAGCTGCCGCGCGGCCGCGACCTCAACACGCTGTTCGCAGCCTTGAGCACGGCCGGGCTGGTGGTGCGCTCGATGCGCACCAAGTCCAACCGCCTGGAAGAACTCTTCCTGCGCCTGACCGGCGCCACGGAGCGCGCGGCATGA
- a CDS encoding ABC transporter permease encodes MSWYQQWVAFYTLIRREMIRIVRIWGQTLMPPAITMTLYFLIFGTLIGSRIGAIHGYTYMQYITPGLVMMSVITNSYGNVTSSFFGAKFGRYVEEMLVSPMPPRVILAGYIGGAMLRGLMVGAIVLGISLFFTSLHIVSIWVTLSSVVLTTAIFSLAGFINAMFARKFDDIALVPTFVLTPLTYLGGVFYSVDQLPQPWRDISHANPILYMVSAFRDGMLGVGDIALLPAYAVMLVLFVGLGIIAERLLHHGRGLRS; translated from the coding sequence ATGAGCTGGTATCAGCAGTGGGTGGCGTTCTACACCCTGATCCGCCGCGAGATGATCCGCATCGTGCGCATCTGGGGGCAGACCCTGATGCCGCCGGCGATCACCATGACGCTGTATTTCCTGATCTTCGGCACGCTCATCGGCAGCCGCATCGGCGCGATCCACGGCTACACCTACATGCAGTACATCACCCCCGGCCTGGTGATGATGAGCGTGATCACCAACAGCTACGGCAACGTCACCAGCTCGTTCTTCGGCGCCAAGTTCGGGCGCTACGTCGAGGAAATGCTGGTCAGCCCGATGCCGCCGCGGGTGATCCTCGCCGGCTACATTGGCGGCGCCATGCTGCGCGGACTGATGGTGGGCGCCATCGTGCTCGGCATCTCGCTGTTTTTCACCAGCCTGCACATCGTCAGCATCTGGGTGACGCTCAGCAGCGTCGTGCTGACCACGGCGATCTTCTCGCTGGCCGGTTTCATCAACGCCATGTTCGCGCGCAAGTTCGACGACATCGCGCTGGTGCCGACCTTCGTGCTCACCCCGCTCACCTACCTCGGCGGCGTGTTTTATTCGGTCGACCAGTTGCCGCAGCCGTGGCGCGACATTTCGCACGCCAACCCGATCCTGTACATGGTCAGCGCCTTCCGCGACGGCATGCTCGGCGTCGGCGACATCGCGCTGCTGCCGGCCTACGCGGTGATGCTGGTGCTGTTCGTGGGGCTGGGCATCATCGCCGAGCGCCTGCTGCACCACGGACGCGGGCTGCGCAGTTGA
- the ltrA gene encoding group II intron reverse transcriptase/maturase produces MLAALDNGVKGGKWFSLMDKVMRPATLQAAWGRVVRNCGAAGVDRQSVDAFAAHAERYLDELARALRSDTYRPQAIRRVEIPKGRGQTRPLGIPTVKDRVVQTAVRLVIEPIFESIFCAHSYGFRPGRGAKRALREVDALLRAGYCHVVDADLAGYFDSIPHAGLMARVREQIADGRVLRLLESWLKQEVMAGLERWIPTGGTPQGAVISPLLSNIYLHGLDETMAAGGYRMVRYADDFVVLCQTADEAQRALAEIGTWVDAHELTLHPDKTHVGDCRQVGRGFEFLGYRFEAGQRRVRTKSWNAMLDKIRQHTPRTKGRSLASIISQINPMLRGWYQYFKHAHRITFSKLDGFIRRRLRSILRAYEGRRGHGHTREDHQRWPNSYFAQQGLFTLTQAHALACRSR; encoded by the coding sequence ATGTTGGCAGCGCTGGACAACGGCGTGAAGGGAGGAAAATGGTTCAGCCTGATGGACAAGGTGATGCGTCCGGCGACGCTGCAAGCGGCGTGGGGACGGGTGGTGCGCAATTGCGGAGCGGCCGGGGTGGATCGTCAAAGTGTGGACGCGTTCGCGGCCCATGCCGAGCGCTACCTCGACGAGCTGGCGAGGGCGCTGCGCAGTGACACGTACCGGCCCCAAGCGATCAGGCGGGTCGAGATTCCCAAAGGGCGGGGCCAAACCCGTCCACTGGGGATACCGACGGTGAAGGATCGCGTGGTGCAAACGGCGGTACGGCTGGTGATTGAGCCGATCTTCGAGTCGATCTTTTGCGCACACAGCTACGGGTTTCGGCCCGGCCGCGGTGCCAAGCGTGCGCTGCGGGAGGTGGATGCACTGCTGCGGGCGGGGTATTGCCATGTGGTGGATGCCGACCTTGCCGGCTACTTTGACAGCATTCCGCACGCCGGTCTGATGGCGCGGGTGCGCGAGCAGATCGCGGATGGCCGCGTACTGCGCTTGCTGGAATCGTGGCTCAAGCAGGAAGTGATGGCGGGACTGGAACGCTGGATCCCCACGGGCGGTACGCCGCAGGGTGCGGTGATCAGTCCGCTGTTGTCCAATATCTACCTGCATGGGCTCGACGAGACGATGGCCGCAGGTGGCTATCGGATGGTGCGTTATGCCGATGACTTCGTGGTGCTGTGTCAGACCGCGGATGAGGCGCAACGTGCGCTGGCCGAGATTGGCACGTGGGTGGACGCCCACGAGCTGACCTTGCACCCGGACAAGACTCACGTCGGCGACTGCCGACAGGTAGGCCGCGGGTTCGAGTTTCTGGGCTATCGGTTCGAGGCCGGTCAACGCCGGGTACGCACGAAGAGCTGGAACGCGATGCTGGACAAAATTCGACAGCACACGCCGCGTACCAAGGGGCGTTCGCTGGCGAGCATCATCAGCCAGATCAACCCGATGCTGCGGGGCTGGTACCAGTACTTCAAGCATGCCCACCGGATCACTTTCAGCAAGCTCGACGGGTTTATCCGCCGGCGTCTGCGCTCTATCCTTCGTGCATACGAAGGTCGGCGTGGGCACGGTCACACCCGCGAGGACCATCAGCGCTGGCCCAATAGCTACTTCGCTCAGCAGGGGCTTTTCACGTTAACCCAAGCCCATGCCTTGGCGTGCCGATCTCGATGA